A window of the Helianthus annuus cultivar XRQ/B chromosome 4, HanXRQr2.0-SUNRISE, whole genome shotgun sequence genome harbors these coding sequences:
- the LOC110933184 gene encoding leucine-rich repeat extensin-like protein 5, with translation MEIDDDPDPEMQTGTPGHPISISSGSPFQGSPYHGPDSFQEKMATYDWFFTPSYHSSPAQPPLEDPQLQAVSPPPLPVEEPPQQPPQPPPEPTRRRRNARMSVRGGPRFSSPHGLSSYPPIPEDPQMGGPSNATPEANPPQASYAPPEPPVGFDNPIPTYPGPSGYNPYENPSRYPSDYISQDPYLTAAQYHHLYPSTYPSMHPTGYPG, from the coding sequence ATGGAAATAGATGATGACCCCGACCCGGAAATGCAAACAGGAACCCCGGGCCACCCTATCAGCATATCTAGTGGGTCTCCGTTTCAGGGATCCCCATACCATGGGCCCGACTCGTTCCAGGAGAAAATGGCTACATATGATTGGTTCTTTACGCCATCTTACCATAGCTCTCCAGCCCAACCACCTTTGGAAGATCCTCAACTTCAAGctgtctcaccaccaccactcccggTAGAGGAGCCACcgcagcagccaccgcagccaccTCCCGAGCCTACGAGGCGAAGGAGGAACGCACGCATGTCCGTAAGAGGAGGACCCCGTTTCAGTTCTCCTCATGGTTTGAGTTCCTATCCCCCTATTCCAGAGGACCCCCAGATGGGTGGGCCCTCAAACGCGACACCGGAGGCTAATCCTCCGCAAGCTTCTTATGCACCACCTGAGCCGCctgtgggttttgataacccaatcccgaCGTACCCAGGTCCTTCCGGGTACAATCCTTATGAGAACCCATCGAGGTACCCCTCGGACTATATATCTCAAGACCCGTACCTTACGGCTGCGCAGTATCACCACCTCTATCCTTCTACTTACCCTTCTATGCATCCAACTGGATACCCGGGTTAG